Proteins encoded by one window of Drosophila melanogaster chromosome X:
- the CG1835 gene encoding uncharacterized protein, isoform A, translating into MQPRNKLSKCLIYITPCVQQLCFYGTRRHLLAMQSLSAQRNRKSDVSEKKAVETTVEWGRGPQAGDRLPTAVSLLRRNSTDSARNEVKTAFIRYEKSMNELAKSARKLYKNARLRSLPLRKPMMRGKIGDSDARPLRTPVPSAWAITERENK; encoded by the exons ATGCAGCcccgaaataaattaagcaaGTGTTTGATCTATATAACGCCCTGTGTGCAGCAAT tgtgttTCTATGGCACTAGGCGACATTTACTGGCCATGCAGTCCTTGTCCGCCCAAAGGAATCGGAAGTCTGATGTCTCCGAAAAGAAGGCAGTAGAGACAACAGTCgaatgggggcgtggcccccAAGCGGGCGACCGCCTTCCAACAGCCGTTAGTCTGCTCCGTCGAAATTCGACAGATTCCGCGAGGAACGAGGTGAAAACCGCATTCATTCGATACGAAAAGTCTATGAACGAATTGGCCAAAAGTGCCCGAAAGCTATATAAAAATGCCCGGCTAAGGAGCTTGCCTTTGAGGAAGCCCATGATGCGAGGAAAAATCG GTGACTCTGATGCAAGACCCCTAAGAACACCGGTGCCCAGTGCTTGGGCCATAACCGAGCGGGAAAATAAATAG
- the CG1835 gene encoding uncharacterized protein, isoform C, with translation MQSLSAQRNRKSDVSEKKAVETTVEWGRGPQAGDRLPTAVSLLRRNSTDSARNEVKTAFIRYEKSMNELAKSARKLYKNARLRSLPLRKPMMRGKIGDSDARPLRTPVPSAWAITERENK, from the exons ATGCAGTCCTTGTCCGCCCAAAGGAATCGGAAGTCTGATGTCTCCGAAAAGAAGGCAGTAGAGACAACAGTCgaatgggggcgtggcccccAAGCGGGCGACCGCCTTCCAACAGCCGTTAGTCTGCTCCGTCGAAATTCGACAGATTCCGCGAGGAACGAGGTGAAAACCGCATTCATTCGATACGAAAAGTCTATGAACGAATTGGCCAAAAGTGCCCGAAAGCTATATAAAAATGCCCGGCTAAGGAGCTTGCCTTTGAGGAAGCCCATGATGCGAGGAAAAATCG GTGACTCTGATGCAAGACCCCTAAGAACACCGGTGCCCAGTGCTTGGGCCATAACCGAGCGGGAAAATAAATAG
- the hydra gene encoding hydra, isoform B — protein sequence MFSGDLKTSQVRRLAKSVTFLCRNASEYSWKNSGFEVRSGVASACRLPKCPTLQRIPTNRDVNEREKPYSTFKIEHDRTRIQEMWQRSRIGAREQKSLRGYQPANSDVNTDSKETINALDKVKRIEERRKIQNKMRALMEEQHMKDERIQEEKDRVIRKEVLVERDPARKQTFAEYSPFRNREKGKPETWVSATVLAATGKMQQHRYMQTPPKKMNPLKVEVVVQKPSQSVREKSATGTTSGQPNHTHTDMSSRAKWAKAALELHKKRAKEMDDILSLGGYSNESACLKLSELSSMRKARRH from the exons ATGTTTTCTGGTGATTTAAAGACATCGC AAGTCCGACGTTTAGCGAAGTCGGTTACTTTTCTTTGCCGCAACGCTTCGGAATATTCCTGGAAGAATTCAGGATTCGAGGTACGCTCGGGCGTAGCTTCTGCATGCAGGCTTCCCAAGTGCCCAACACTCCAGAGGATTCCAACCAATCGTGACGTCAATGAGAGGGAGAAACCCTATTCCACATTCAAAATAGAACACGATCGAACACGAATCCAGGAAATGTGGCAAAGGTCCAGAATAGGGGCCAGAGAGCAG AAAAGCCTCCGCGGCTATCAGCCCGCCAATTCTGACGTGAATACCGATTCAAAGGAAACCATCAATGCCCTGGACAAAGTGAAGCGCATAGAGGAGCGGCGTAAAATCCAAAACAAGATGCGCGCCCTCATGGAAGAGCAGCACATGAAGGACGAGCGAATCCAGGAGGAGAAGGATCGTGTGATCAGGAAGGAGGTTCTCGTCGAGCGAGATCCGGCCAGGAAGCAAACATTCGCGGAGTACTCTCCTTTCCGCAACCGAGAGAAGGGCAAACCAGAAACCTGGGTTTCAGCCACCGTTTTGGCGGCAACGGGAAAAATGCAGCAGCATAGATACATGCAGACTCCTCCGAAGAAGATGAACCCCCTTAAAGTAGAA GTCGTGGTTCAAAAGCCGAGCCAATCAGTTCGAGAGAAATCGGCCACCGGCACCACATCCGGCCAACCCAATCATACCCATACCGACATGTCCAGTCGTGCGAAATGGGCCAAGGCCGCCTTGGAGTTGCACAAGAAGCGCGCCAAAGAAATGGACGATATCCTATCTCTGGGAGGATACTCCAATGAATCTGCCTGCCTGAAATTGAGTGAACTATCTTCTATGCGCAAAGCAAGACGTCACTAG
- the hydra gene encoding hydra, isoform A, giving the protein MYSGDLKTSQVRRLAKSVTFLCRNASEYSWKNSGFEVRSGVASACRLPKCPTLQRIPTNRDVNEREKPYSTFKIEHDRTRIQEMWQRSRIGAREQKSLRGYQPANSDVNTDSKETINALDKVKRIEERRKIQNKMRALMEEQHMKDERIQEEKDRVIRKEVLVERDPARKQTFAEYSPFRNREKGKPETWVSATVLAATGKMQQHRYMQTPPKKMNPLKVEVVVQKPSQSVREKSATGTTSGQPNHTHTDMSSRAKWAKAALELHKKRAKEMDDILSLGGYSNESACLKLSELSSMRKARRH; this is encoded by the exons AAGTCCGACGTTTAGCGAAGTCGGTTACTTTTCTTTGCCGCAACGCTTCGGAATATTCCTGGAAGAATTCAGGATTCGAGGTACGCTCGGGCGTAGCTTCTGCATGCAGGCTTCCCAAGTGCCCAACACTCCAGAGGATTCCAACCAATCGTGACGTCAATGAGAGGGAGAAACCCTATTCCACATTCAAAATAGAACACGATCGAACACGAATCCAGGAAATGTGGCAAAGGTCCAGAATAGGGGCCAGAGAGCAG AAAAGCCTCCGCGGCTATCAGCCCGCCAATTCTGACGTGAATACCGATTCAAAGGAAACCATCAATGCCCTGGACAAAGTGAAGCGCATAGAGGAGCGGCGTAAAATCCAAAACAAGATGCGCGCCCTCATGGAAGAGCAGCACATGAAGGACGAGCGAATCCAGGAGGAGAAGGATCGTGTGATCAGGAAGGAGGTTCTCGTCGAGCGAGATCCGGCCAGGAAGCAAACATTCGCGGAGTACTCTCCTTTCCGCAACCGAGAGAAGGGCAAACCAGAAACCTGGGTTTCAGCCACCGTTTTGGCGGCAACGGGAAAAATGCAGCAGCATAGATACATGCAGACTCCTCCGAAGAAGATGAACCCCCTTAAAGTAGAA GTCGTGGTTCAAAAGCCGAGCCAATCAGTTCGAGAGAAATCGGCCACCGGCACCACATCCGGCCAACCCAATCATACCCATACCGACATGTCCAGTCGTGCGAAATGGGCCAAGGCCGCCTTGGAGTTGCACAAGAAGCGCGCCAAAGAAATGGACGATATCCTATCTCTGGGAGGATACTCCAATGAATCTGCCTGCCTGAAATTGAGTGAACTATCTTCTATGCGCAAAGCAAGACGTCACTAG
- the hydra gene encoding hydra, isoform G produces MFSGDLKTSQVRRLAKSVTFLCRNASEYSWKNSGFEVRSGVASACRLPKCPTLQRIPTNRDVNEREKPYSTFKIEHDRTRIQEMWQRSRIGAREQKSLRGYQPANSDVNTDSKETINALDKVKRIEERRKIQNKMRALMEEQHMKDERIQEEKDRVIRKEVLVERDPARKQTFAEYSPFRNREKGKPETWVSATVLAATGKMQQHRYMQTPPKKMNPLKVEVVVQKPSQSVREKSATGTTSGQPNHTHTDMSSRAKWAKAALELHKKRAKEMDDILSLGGYSNESACLKLSELSSMRKARRH; encoded by the exons AAGTCCGACGTTTAGCGAAGTCGGTTACTTTTCTTTGCCGCAACGCTTCGGAATATTCCTGGAAGAATTCAGGATTCGAGGTACGCTCGGGCGTAGCTTCTGCATGCAGGCTTCCCAAGTGCCCAACACTCCAGAGGATTCCAACCAATCGTGACGTCAATGAGAGGGAGAAACCCTATTCCACATTCAAAATAGAACACGATCGAACACGAATCCAGGAAATGTGGCAAAGGTCCAGAATAGGGGCCAGAGAGCAG AAAAGCCTCCGCGGCTATCAGCCCGCCAATTCTGACGTGAATACCGATTCAAAGGAAACCATCAATGCCCTGGACAAAGTGAAGCGCATAGAGGAGCGGCGTAAAATCCAAAACAAGATGCGCGCCCTCATGGAAGAGCAGCACATGAAGGACGAGCGAATCCAGGAGGAGAAGGATCGTGTGATCAGGAAGGAGGTTCTCGTCGAGCGAGATCCGGCCAGGAAGCAAACATTCGCGGAGTACTCTCCTTTCCGCAACCGAGAGAAGGGCAAACCAGAAACCTGGGTTTCAGCCACCGTTTTGGCGGCAACGGGAAAAATGCAGCAGCATAGATACATGCAGACTCCTCCGAAGAAGATGAACCCCCTTAAAGTAGAA GTCGTGGTTCAAAAGCCGAGCCAATCAGTTCGAGAGAAATCGGCCACCGGCACCACATCCGGCCAACCCAATCATACCCATACCGACATGTCCAGTCGTGCGAAATGGGCCAAGGCCGCCTTGGAGTTGCACAAGAAGCGCGCCAAAGAAATGGACGATATCCTATCTCTGGGAGGATACTCCAATGAATCTGCCTGCCTGAAATTGAGTGAACTATCTTCTATGCGCAAAGCAAGACGTCACTAG